A single region of the Streptomyces sp. NBC_00425 genome encodes:
- the ureG gene encoding urease accessory protein UreG: MHLDHTHQGPAAVSADARRPDGSRRALRIGLGGPVGSGKTATVAALCRALRDELSLAVVTNDIYTREDAEFLLREAVLPPERITAVETGACPHTAIRDDISANLEAVEDLEDAVGPLDLILVESGGDNLTATFSKGLVDAQIFVIDVAGGDDIPRKGGPGVTTADLLVVNKTDLAPYVGSDLARMAADAKAGRAELPVVFQSLRGDGGVADVAAWVRSLLAAWTA, encoded by the coding sequence GTGCATCTTGATCACACCCATCAGGGTCCCGCCGCCGTGAGCGCCGACGCCCGGCGGCCCGACGGCTCGCGGCGCGCGCTGCGCATCGGGCTCGGCGGACCCGTCGGGTCCGGCAAGACCGCCACCGTCGCGGCGCTGTGCCGGGCACTGCGGGACGAACTGTCCCTGGCCGTCGTCACCAACGACATCTACACCCGGGAGGACGCCGAGTTCCTGCTGCGGGAGGCCGTGCTGCCGCCCGAGCGGATCACGGCCGTCGAGACGGGCGCCTGCCCGCACACCGCGATCCGGGACGACATCTCCGCCAACCTCGAAGCAGTGGAGGACCTCGAGGACGCCGTGGGGCCGCTGGACCTCATCCTGGTCGAGTCGGGAGGCGACAACCTCACCGCCACCTTCTCCAAGGGGCTCGTGGACGCCCAGATCTTCGTCATCGACGTGGCGGGCGGGGACGACATCCCGCGCAAGGGCGGCCCGGGCGTCACCACCGCCGATCTGCTCGTCGTCAACAAGACCGACCTCGCGCCGTACGTGGGCTCCGACCTCGCCCGCATGGCCGCCGACGCGAAGGCGGGGCGGGCCGAACTGCCCGTCGTCTTCCAGTCCCTGCGCGGCGACGGCGGCGTCGCGGACGTCGCCGCGTGGGTGCGTTCGCTGCTCGCCGCCTGGACGGCGTGA
- a CDS encoding alpha/beta hydrolase, with the protein MKDIRPNKRVAALGSAGILVTATLLAGAVTAPTASATSSRPGQDREARGAAIAAERAAKAGIDWQDCPDGWGLEKPIKCGWVTVPVDYARPNGKQIKLAVDRIGNTGTAQERQGALVYNPGGPGGSGLRFPRRVTTKAPVWANVAKAYDFVGFDPRGVGHSAPISCMDPQEFVKAPKADPVPDTTADKYAQRKLAREYAQGCAERTGKAMLQQMTTPNTVRDLDVIRAALGERKLNFLGVSYGTYLGAVYGTMFPGHLRRMVVDSVVNPSREKVWYEANLDQDVAFEGRWKDWQDWVAANDATFHLGATRAAVQAKWLQLRATAKKSPIGGVVGPAELISFFQSAPYYDSSWVPVATVFSAYFAGDTKALVDAASPDLTDTAGNISSENGNAVYTAVECTDAKWPTSWKKWDRDNTALHKNHPFMTWANAWMNLPCATWPVKQQTPVHVTTHKGLPQVLIVQSTNDAATPYEGAVELHKRFQGSRLITEKGAGSHGVTSLVNTCINSRVDAYLLTGKLDRSDVTCAPHATPKP; encoded by the coding sequence TTGAAGGACATACGACCGAACAAGCGCGTTGCAGCGCTGGGCTCGGCGGGCATACTCGTCACCGCGACTCTGCTCGCCGGCGCCGTCACCGCGCCCACGGCGAGCGCGACCAGCAGTCGTCCGGGACAGGACCGTGAGGCGCGGGGCGCGGCGATCGCCGCCGAGCGCGCCGCGAAGGCAGGCATCGACTGGCAGGACTGCCCGGACGGCTGGGGTCTGGAGAAGCCGATCAAGTGCGGCTGGGTCACCGTTCCGGTCGACTACGCCAGGCCGAACGGCAAGCAGATCAAGCTCGCCGTCGACCGCATCGGCAACACGGGCACGGCTCAGGAGCGTCAAGGGGCGCTCGTCTACAACCCCGGCGGCCCCGGCGGCTCCGGTCTGCGCTTCCCGCGCCGCGTCACCACCAAGGCGCCCGTCTGGGCCAACGTGGCCAAGGCCTACGACTTCGTCGGCTTCGACCCGCGCGGCGTGGGCCACTCCGCGCCCATCTCCTGCATGGACCCGCAGGAGTTCGTCAAGGCGCCCAAGGCCGACCCGGTCCCGGACACCACCGCCGACAAGTACGCCCAGCGCAAGCTCGCCCGCGAGTACGCGCAGGGCTGCGCCGAGCGCACCGGCAAGGCCATGCTCCAGCAGATGACCACGCCGAACACCGTGCGCGACCTGGACGTCATCCGCGCCGCCCTCGGCGAGCGGAAGCTCAATTTCCTCGGCGTCTCCTACGGCACCTACCTCGGCGCCGTGTACGGCACCATGTTCCCGGGCCACCTGCGCCGCATGGTCGTCGACAGCGTGGTCAACCCCTCCCGCGAGAAGGTCTGGTACGAGGCCAACCTCGACCAGGACGTGGCCTTCGAGGGCCGCTGGAAGGACTGGCAGGACTGGGTCGCCGCCAACGACGCGACCTTCCACCTCGGCGCGACCCGCGCCGCCGTCCAGGCGAAGTGGCTCCAGCTGCGGGCCACCGCGAAGAAGAGCCCCATCGGCGGCGTCGTCGGCCCGGCCGAGCTCATCTCCTTCTTCCAGAGCGCCCCGTACTACGACTCCTCGTGGGTGCCGGTCGCCACGGTCTTCAGCGCGTACTTCGCCGGGGACACCAAGGCGCTCGTCGACGCGGCGTCTCCCGACCTGACGGACACCGCCGGCAACATCTCCTCGGAGAACGGCAACGCCGTCTACACGGCCGTCGAGTGCACCGACGCCAAGTGGCCCACCAGCTGGAAGAAGTGGGACCGCGACAACACGGCGCTGCACAAGAACCACCCGTTCATGACGTGGGCCAACGCCTGGATGAACCTGCCCTGCGCCACCTGGCCGGTCAAGCAGCAGACTCCGGTGCACGTCACCACGCACAAGGGTCTGCCGCAGGTGCTGATCGTGCAGTCCACGAACGACGCGGCCACCCCGTACGAGGGCGCCGTGGAGCTGCACAAGCGTTTCCAGGGCTCCCGCCTGATCACCGAGAAGGGCGCGGGCTCCCACGGTGTCACCAGCCTGGTGAACACCTGCATCAACAGCCGGGTCGACGCCTACCTCCTCACCGGCAAGCTGGACCGGTCGGACGTGACCTGCGCACCGCACGCCACGCCCAAGCCGTAG
- a CDS encoding SpoIIE family protein phosphatase, producing the protein MGIEDEDDTARRRFDVADTAPLLLDERGVVTSWTRDAERLLGYPAAEAVGSDLAALLTRADAGRVPDVLARCREDGGWAGLLSARRRDGRPVPVMVRLTSAHEPGGPARWLALLNEMSDAPGWNMSRSVLEQMVGDSPIGIAIVNTDLRFVWSNAALARFGGGPPERRLGLRLADVQPGLDSASIEAQMRRVLESGEPVIGYELLGRVQAAPHRETAHMLSFTRLEDERGGPMGVYYTVVDMTERHRARQRLALLDRAGRRIGRSLDITRTAQELADVAVPDFADVVTVDLLEPVLRGAEPAPARPAGGPDDAVTLRRAGRRRAGDAETTPDADGPAGAAGATAVVYPAGSPPVRALADGRPWRVDRLEPVGPREAWRPGGPQDLGAPQDAGRPRAERAEEWAAVLPARSGPPSALIVPVRARGTVLGVTTFLRGDRREPFDDDDLALAEDLVSRAAVCVDNARRYTRERDAALVLQRNLLPRRLPEQDAVEVAACYRPADELTGLGGDWYDLIPLSGARVALVVGEVPGHGIDAAAAMGRVRTAVRTLAALDLPPAEILAHLDDLVTRMDEEEDDTGDEERVSADVRSGTDGRQAAGSACVYVVYDPVDGSCVMAAAGHPAPAVVLPDGTVDFVDLPQGPALGVGGPPFESAELLLPEGSTLALHTDGLLGDGERWEPATDRERLRQALERPADALDLRCRTVIDALVPARPYDDVALLMARTRRLPAGQVADWELPADPAAVAEARKTASRRLAEWGLPELSFTTELVVSELVTNAIRYATGPIRLRLIRGRTLFCGVFDGGATAPHLRHPRATDEGGRGLLLVSQVTQRWGTRFLPEGKVIWAEQSLTDPGV; encoded by the coding sequence GTGGGCATTGAGGACGAGGACGACACTGCCCGCCGGCGGTTCGACGTGGCGGACACCGCGCCCCTGCTGCTCGACGAGCGGGGCGTGGTGACGAGCTGGACCAGGGACGCCGAGCGGCTGCTGGGGTATCCGGCGGCCGAGGCCGTGGGCAGCGACCTGGCCGCACTGCTCACCCGCGCCGACGCCGGACGGGTGCCGGACGTCCTCGCGCGGTGCCGCGAGGACGGCGGCTGGGCGGGGCTGCTGTCGGCTCGCCGCAGGGACGGGCGCCCGGTGCCGGTCATGGTGCGTCTGACCTCCGCCCACGAGCCCGGCGGTCCCGCGCGCTGGCTGGCCCTGCTGAACGAGATGTCCGACGCCCCGGGCTGGAACATGAGCCGCTCGGTGCTGGAGCAGATGGTCGGCGACTCCCCGATCGGCATAGCCATCGTCAACACCGATCTGCGTTTCGTGTGGTCCAACGCGGCCCTGGCGCGATTCGGCGGCGGGCCTCCGGAGCGCCGGCTGGGGCTGCGGCTCGCGGATGTGCAGCCGGGCCTGGACTCCGCGTCGATCGAGGCGCAGATGCGCCGGGTGCTGGAGTCCGGGGAGCCCGTCATCGGCTACGAGCTGTTGGGCAGGGTGCAGGCGGCTCCGCACCGGGAGACGGCGCACATGCTGTCCTTCACCCGGCTGGAGGACGAGCGGGGCGGCCCGATGGGCGTCTACTACACGGTCGTGGACATGACCGAGCGGCACCGCGCCCGGCAGCGGCTCGCCCTGCTCGACCGGGCCGGCCGGCGCATCGGCCGCAGCCTCGACATCACCCGGACGGCACAGGAACTGGCGGACGTGGCGGTGCCGGACTTCGCCGACGTCGTCACCGTGGACCTGCTCGAGCCGGTGCTGCGGGGCGCGGAGCCCGCGCCGGCCCGGCCGGCGGGCGGCCCCGACGACGCCGTGACGCTGCGCAGGGCAGGGCGGCGGCGGGCCGGGGACGCCGAGACGACCCCCGACGCCGATGGTCCGGCCGGGGCAGCCGGGGCCACCGCGGTCGTCTACCCCGCGGGTTCGCCGCCGGTGCGCGCTCTGGCCGACGGACGGCCCTGGCGGGTGGACCGGCTCGAGCCGGTCGGCCCGCGGGAAGCGTGGCGCCCGGGCGGCCCGCAGGACCTGGGCGCCCCGCAGGACGCGGGCCGCCCGCGCGCCGAGCGCGCCGAGGAATGGGCCGCCGTGCTGCCCGCCCGGTCGGGCCCGCCCAGCGCCCTGATCGTGCCCGTACGGGCGCGGGGCACCGTCCTGGGCGTCACCACGTTCCTGCGCGGCGACCGGCGCGAGCCCTTCGACGACGACGACCTGGCGCTCGCCGAGGACCTCGTCTCGCGCGCGGCCGTCTGCGTGGACAACGCCCGGCGCTACACCCGTGAACGGGACGCGGCCCTGGTCCTCCAGCGCAACCTGCTCCCTCGCCGGCTGCCCGAGCAGGACGCCGTCGAGGTGGCCGCCTGCTACCGGCCGGCCGACGAGCTGACCGGCCTCGGCGGGGACTGGTACGACCTGATCCCGCTGTCGGGGGCCCGGGTGGCACTCGTCGTCGGCGAGGTGCCCGGGCACGGCATCGACGCCGCGGCCGCCATGGGACGGGTGCGGACGGCGGTGCGCACCTTGGCCGCGCTGGACCTGCCGCCCGCGGAGATCCTCGCGCACCTCGACGACCTGGTCACCCGCATGGACGAGGAGGAGGACGACACCGGCGACGAGGAGCGCGTCTCGGCGGACGTCCGGTCCGGGACCGACGGCAGGCAAGCGGCGGGGTCGGCGTGCGTGTACGTCGTGTACGACCCGGTCGACGGGAGTTGCGTGATGGCCGCCGCCGGGCACCCCGCGCCGGCCGTCGTGCTGCCCGACGGGACCGTCGACTTCGTCGATCTGCCCCAGGGGCCCGCGCTCGGTGTGGGCGGGCCGCCGTTCGAGTCGGCCGAGCTGCTCCTGCCGGAGGGCAGCACGCTCGCGCTGCACACGGACGGTCTGCTGGGCGACGGCGAGCGGTGGGAGCCGGCCACCGACCGGGAGCGGCTGCGGCAGGCCCTGGAGCGGCCGGCCGACGCCCTCGACCTGCGCTGCCGGACGGTGATCGACGCCCTCGTCCCGGCCCGTCCGTACGACGACGTGGCCCTGCTGATGGCCCGTACCCGCCGCCTGCCGGCCGGCCAGGTGGCCGACTGGGAGCTGCCCGCGGACCCGGCGGCCGTCGCCGAGGCCCGAAAGACCGCGAGCCGCCGGCTGGCGGAGTGGGGGCTCCCGGAGCTCTCGTTCACCACCGAGCTCGTCGTCAGCGAGCTGGTCACCAACGCCATCCGGTACGCCACGGGGCCGATCCGGCTCCGGCTGATCCGGGGGCGGACCCTGTTCTGCGGGGTCTTCGACGGCGGCGCCACCGCGCCCCATCTGCGCCATCCGAGGGCCACCGACGAGGGCGGGCGGGGGCTGCTGCTGGTCTCCCAGGTCACCCAGCGGTGGGGCACCCGCTTCCTCCCCGAGGGCAAGGTCATCTGGGCGGAGCAGTCCCTCACGGACCCCGGCGTGTGA
- a CDS encoding urease accessory protein UreD — MSGVCATARIRASADGRGGTSLPVLESDGPLALRRTRAVGDEARVLLVGAMSGPLGGDRFAVEADVGRGARLRVGSAAATIALPGQAKGEARYDVRLTVADGGELHWMPEQLISAAGSDLYVTTRADLGAGGRLVLREEQVLGRVGEEPGRLTSRLVVKVAGRTVLDQELACGPGAPGGWDGPAVLAGHRAVGQLVVVRPEFAVQPAAARTVGEQACVMPLAGPAALVTALAPDGLRLRRVLDEALADLCIR; from the coding sequence ATGAGCGGGGTGTGCGCCACCGCACGGATCAGGGCGAGCGCCGACGGGCGCGGGGGCACCTCCCTGCCCGTGCTGGAAAGCGACGGACCGCTCGCCCTGCGGCGCACCCGGGCCGTCGGCGACGAGGCGCGCGTCCTGCTCGTCGGGGCGATGAGCGGCCCCCTCGGCGGTGACCGGTTCGCCGTGGAGGCGGACGTCGGCAGGGGGGCCCGGCTGCGGGTCGGCTCGGCCGCCGCCACCATCGCCCTGCCCGGTCAGGCCAAGGGCGAGGCGCGTTACGACGTGCGGCTCACCGTCGCCGACGGAGGCGAACTGCACTGGATGCCCGAGCAGTTGATCTCCGCCGCCGGCAGTGACCTGTACGTCACCACGCGTGCCGACCTCGGCGCCGGCGGCCGCCTGGTGCTGCGCGAGGAGCAGGTGCTCGGGCGGGTGGGGGAGGAGCCGGGCCGGTTGACCAGCCGGCTGGTCGTGAAGGTCGCCGGGCGGACCGTCCTCGATCAGGAACTGGCCTGCGGTCCGGGCGCGCCCGGCGGCTGGGACGGTCCCGCCGTTCTCGCGGGACACCGCGCGGTCGGACAACTCGTCGTCGTCCGCCCGGAGTTCGCGGTGCAGCCGGCGGCGGCCCGGACGGTCGGCGAACAGGCCTGCGTGATGCCGTTGGCCGGCCCCGCCGCGCTCGTCACGGCCCTCGCGCCCGACGGACTCCGGCTGCGCCGCGTACTGGACGAAGCCCTCGCCGACCTGTGCATCCGGTGA
- a CDS encoding Lrp/AsnC family transcriptional regulator, whose product MNDGGALFDDLDRKIITALMANARTSFAEIGTAVGLSSTAVKRRVDRLRDTGVITGFTATVQPAALGWSTEAYVEVYCEGAAPPRRLAEVVRNHPEITAAMTVTGGADALLHVRARDVEHFEEVLERIRVEPFIRKTISVMVLSHLLPESPEAGATQPAPE is encoded by the coding sequence ATGAACGACGGCGGCGCCCTTTTCGACGATCTCGACCGGAAGATCATCACCGCGTTGATGGCGAACGCCAGGACGAGCTTCGCCGAGATCGGCACGGCCGTCGGGCTGTCCTCGACGGCCGTCAAGCGCCGGGTGGACCGGTTGCGGGACACCGGGGTGATCACGGGGTTCACGGCCACCGTGCAGCCGGCGGCGCTGGGCTGGAGCACGGAGGCCTACGTCGAGGTGTACTGCGAGGGCGCCGCCCCGCCGAGGCGGCTGGCGGAGGTGGTGCGCAACCATCCGGAGATCACCGCGGCGATGACGGTGACGGGCGGCGCGGACGCGCTGCTGCACGTGCGGGCGCGGGACGTGGAGCACTTCGAGGAGGTGCTGGAGCGGATCAGGGTCGAGCCGTTCATCCGGAAGACGATCAGCGTGATGGTGCTGTCGCATCTGCTGCCGGAGAGCCCGGAGGCGGGCGCGACGCAGCCCGCTCCCGAATAA
- the rocD gene encoding ornithine--oxo-acid transaminase, with protein sequence MTAPVVPTRSSADLIRAEEPVLAHNYHPLPVVVASAEGAWVQDVEGRRYLDMLAGYSALNFGHRHPALIEAAHRQLDRLTLTSRAFHNDRLAEFAERLAELTGLDMVLPMNTGAEAVESGVKVARKWAYEVKGVPADRATIVVAADNFHGRTTTIVSFSTDETARAGFGPFTPGFRIVPYNDLAALEAAVDETTAAVLIEPIQGEAGVVVPDDGYLAGVRELTRRTNCLFVADEIQSGLGRTGRTLAVEHEGVVPDVLLLGKALGGGIVPVSAVVARREVLSVLRPGEHGSTFGGNPLAAAVGTAVVELLETGEFQRRAAELGVVLREGLTSLIGKGVVGFRSRGLWAGVDVDPALGTGREVSERLMREGVLVKDTHGSTIRLAPPLTITGEELAAALGALERVLTRGA encoded by the coding sequence ATGACCGCACCCGTCGTCCCGACGCGTTCCTCCGCCGATCTGATCCGCGCCGAGGAGCCGGTCCTCGCGCACAACTACCATCCGCTGCCCGTGGTCGTCGCGAGCGCCGAGGGCGCGTGGGTGCAGGACGTCGAGGGCCGCCGCTACCTCGACATGCTGGCCGGCTACTCGGCCCTCAACTTCGGCCACCGGCACCCGGCGCTGATCGAGGCGGCCCACCGCCAGCTGGACCGTCTCACGCTCACCTCCCGCGCCTTCCACAACGACCGCCTGGCCGAGTTCGCCGAGCGGCTCGCGGAGCTGACCGGTCTGGACATGGTCCTGCCGATGAACACGGGCGCGGAGGCGGTCGAGAGCGGCGTCAAGGTGGCCCGCAAGTGGGCGTACGAGGTGAAGGGCGTCCCCGCCGACCGGGCGACCATCGTGGTCGCCGCCGACAACTTCCACGGCCGCACGACGACGATCGTGAGCTTCTCGACGGACGAGACGGCCCGGGCGGGCTTCGGCCCGTTCACGCCGGGTTTCCGGATCGTGCCGTACAACGACCTGGCTGCGCTGGAGGCGGCGGTCGACGAGACGACGGCGGCGGTGTTGATCGAGCCTATCCAGGGCGAGGCCGGCGTCGTCGTCCCCGACGACGGCTATCTGGCCGGGGTGCGGGAGCTGACCCGCCGGACGAACTGCCTGTTCGTCGCGGACGAGATCCAGTCCGGGCTCGGGCGGACCGGGCGCACGCTGGCCGTGGAGCACGAGGGGGTCGTGCCCGACGTGCTGCTCCTCGGCAAGGCGCTGGGCGGCGGCATCGTGCCGGTGTCGGCGGTGGTGGCCCGGCGGGAGGTGCTGTCGGTGCTGCGGCCCGGCGAGCACGGGTCGACGTTCGGCGGCAATCCGCTGGCCGCCGCGGTCGGCACGGCCGTGGTGGAGCTGCTGGAGACGGGTGAATTCCAGCGCCGGGCGGCCGAACTGGGCGTCGTGCTGCGCGAGGGGCTGACCTCGCTGATCGGCAAGGGCGTCGTCGGCTTCCGCTCGCGCGGGCTGTGGGCGGGGGTCGACGTGGACCCGGCCCTCGGCACGGGCCGCGAGGTGAGCGAGCGCCTCATGCGGGAGGGCGTCCTGGTCAAGGACACCCATGGCTCGACCATCCGGCTGGCGCCGCCGCTGACCATCACCGGCGAGGAACTGGCCGCGGCGCTGGGCGCGTTGGAGCGGGTGCTGACGCGGGGCGCCTGA
- a CDS encoding PP2C family protein-serine/threonine phosphatase has product MNDTSIDYAAVFQALPGMVALLTPGLVYADANEEFLRVAGRKREQMVGRHLFDVFPDNPEDPGSSGMRNLEASLQRVLATGERDTMALQRYDVESAERPGEWEERYWSPVNAPVFGPDGSVVLLVHRVEEVTELIRARGGRGSAADGAREDSRGRVLEAELYTRARELQELNERLRLAHAREREVALALQEAMLPARMQVGHHRAAVRYRPAVGALNVCGDWYDLVDLVGGNRIGVSVGDVVGHGLDAAGVMGQLRSALSATSRVARGPGEALNVLGRYAHVVKGAESATAVTTFIDFDHHTITYSSAGHPPPVLVHADGRVEFLDRATDPPLDARPDPAPRPEARTTYSDGATLALYTDGLIERRREDIYTGLNRLADALARHRDADPESLADAVLWELLPPGGATDDTALVVVRL; this is encoded by the coding sequence ATGAACGACACGTCGATCGACTACGCGGCGGTGTTCCAGGCCCTGCCGGGCATGGTGGCGCTGCTGACGCCCGGGCTGGTGTACGCGGACGCCAACGAGGAGTTCCTGCGGGTGGCCGGCCGCAAGCGCGAGCAGATGGTCGGCCGGCACCTCTTCGACGTCTTCCCCGACAACCCCGAGGACCCCGGCTCGAGCGGCATGCGCAACCTGGAGGCGTCGCTGCAGCGGGTACTGGCCACCGGCGAGCGGGACACCATGGCGCTGCAGCGCTACGACGTCGAGTCGGCCGAACGGCCCGGTGAGTGGGAGGAGCGCTACTGGAGTCCGGTCAACGCCCCCGTGTTCGGTCCGGACGGGTCGGTGGTGCTGCTGGTGCATCGCGTCGAGGAGGTCACCGAGCTGATCCGGGCCCGCGGCGGGCGCGGGTCGGCAGCCGACGGCGCACGGGAGGACAGCCGGGGCAGGGTGCTGGAGGCCGAGCTGTACACGCGCGCCCGTGAGCTGCAGGAGCTCAACGAGCGGCTGCGGCTGGCCCACGCCCGCGAGCGCGAGGTGGCCCTCGCCCTCCAGGAGGCGATGCTGCCGGCCCGCATGCAGGTCGGGCACCACCGGGCCGCGGTGCGCTACCGGCCGGCGGTCGGCGCGCTCAACGTGTGCGGGGACTGGTACGACCTGGTCGACCTGGTCGGCGGCAACCGCATCGGGGTGTCGGTCGGCGACGTCGTCGGACACGGACTGGACGCGGCAGGGGTGATGGGCCAGCTGCGCAGCGCCCTCAGCGCGACCTCCAGGGTGGCCCGGGGACCCGGCGAGGCGCTGAACGTCCTCGGGCGGTACGCGCACGTCGTGAAGGGGGCCGAGTCGGCCACCGCGGTCACCACGTTCATCGACTTCGACCATCACACCATCACCTACAGCAGCGCCGGGCACCCGCCGCCCGTCCTCGTCCACGCCGACGGGCGGGTGGAGTTCCTCGACCGGGCGACCGACCCCCCGCTGGACGCCCGGCCCGACCCGGCCCCGCGGCCCGAGGCGCGCACCACGTACAGCGACGGCGCCACCCTGGCCCTGTACACGGACGGTCTGATCGAGCGACGGCGGGAGGACATCTACACGGGGCTGAACCGGCTCGCGGACGCGCTGGCCCGGCATCGGGACGCCGACCCCGAGAGCCTCGCCGACGCGGTGCTGTGGGAGCTCCTGCCGCCGGGCGGCGCGACCGACGACACCGCCCTGGTCGTCGTACGGCTGTGA
- a CDS encoding lysophospholipid acyltransferase family protein, giving the protein MFYYLLKYVVLGPLLRLLFRPRIEGLEHVPDSGAAIIAGNHLSFSDHFLMPAILKRRITFLAKAEYFTGPGLKGRLTAAFFRSAGQIPVDRSGKEAGQAAIREGLGVLSKDELLGIYPEGTRSHDGRLYKGKVGVAVMALRAQVPVIPCAMIGTFEAQPPGKIVPTLHPVVIRFGKPLDFSRYLGMEHEKAVLRAITDEIMYAILSLSEQEYVDQYAAVAKAEEAAAKAEAEKSGKGRRFPRLPSK; this is encoded by the coding sequence TTGTTCTACTACCTCCTGAAGTACGTGGTGTTGGGGCCGCTGCTGAGACTGCTCTTCCGCCCCCGAATAGAGGGTCTGGAGCATGTGCCGGACTCGGGAGCCGCCATCATCGCGGGCAATCACCTGTCGTTCTCGGACCACTTCCTGATGCCCGCCATCCTCAAACGGCGCATCACGTTCCTCGCGAAGGCCGAGTACTTCACGGGTCCCGGCCTCAAGGGCCGGCTGACCGCGGCCTTCTTCCGCAGTGCGGGCCAGATCCCGGTGGACCGCTCCGGCAAGGAGGCCGGCCAGGCCGCGATCCGCGAAGGTCTGGGGGTGCTGAGCAAGGACGAACTGCTCGGCATCTATCCGGAGGGCACCCGCTCCCACGACGGGCGCCTCTACAAGGGCAAGGTCGGCGTCGCCGTGATGGCCCTGCGGGCGCAGGTGCCGGTGATCCCCTGCGCGATGATCGGCACCTTCGAGGCGCAGCCGCCGGGCAAGATCGTCCCGACCCTGCACCCGGTCGTGATCCGCTTCGGCAAGCCCCTCGACTTCTCCCGCTACCTCGGCATGGAGCACGAGAAGGCGGTACTGCGCGCGATCACCGACGAGATCATGTACGCCATCCTCTCGCTGTCCGAGCAGGAGTACGTCGACCAGTACGCGGCCGTCGCCAAGGCGGAGGAGGCCGCGGCGAAAGCGGAGGCGGAGAAGTCGGGGAAGGGGCGCAGGTTCCCCCGGCTGCCGTCGAAGTGA
- the ddaH gene encoding dimethylargininase: MSESRVRRPRRFLVCEPRHFAVQYAINPWMHPDTPVDVDLAQAQWQGLISAYRSHGHTVDTVEPAPGLPDMVFAANSAVVVAGRVFGSLFHAPERRPESVHYDTWFKAAGYEVHRPESVCEGEGDLVWTGRYVLAGTGFRTTREAHREVQEFFGHPVISLTLVDPHFYHLDTALFVLDGGHDGNIAYYPEAFSQGSREVLARLYPDAVLATRDDAMAFGLNSVSDGRHVFIAPRAEALAARLGERGYVPVPVDLSEFQKAGGGIKCCTQEIRS, encoded by the coding sequence GTGTCCGAAAGCCGTGTGCGGCGCCCCCGGCGCTTCCTCGTCTGCGAACCCAGACACTTCGCGGTGCAGTACGCGATCAATCCCTGGATGCATCCCGACACCCCCGTCGACGTCGATCTCGCCCAGGCGCAGTGGCAGGGGCTGATCAGCGCCTACCGCAGCCACGGCCACACCGTGGACACCGTGGAGCCGGCTCCCGGCCTGCCGGACATGGTCTTCGCCGCGAACTCGGCGGTCGTCGTCGCCGGCCGTGTCTTCGGCTCCCTGTTCCACGCGCCCGAGCGGCGTCCCGAGTCCGTCCACTACGACACCTGGTTCAAGGCGGCGGGCTACGAGGTCCACCGGCCGGAGTCCGTCTGCGAGGGCGAGGGCGACCTGGTGTGGACGGGCCGGTACGTGCTGGCCGGCACCGGGTTCCGCACGACCCGGGAGGCGCACCGGGAGGTGCAGGAGTTCTTCGGCCACCCGGTGATCAGCCTGACCCTGGTGGATCCGCACTTCTACCACCTGGACACGGCGCTGTTCGTCCTGGACGGCGGGCACGACGGAAACATCGCGTACTACCCGGAGGCGTTCTCGCAGGGCAGCCGCGAGGTGCTCGCCCGGCTGTACCCGGACGCGGTGCTCGCCACCCGCGACGACGCCATGGCGTTCGGCCTGAACTCGGTGTCCGACGGCCGTCACGTGTTCATCGCGCCCCGGGCCGAGGCCCTCGCCGCCCGGCTCGGCGAGCGCGGCTATGTCCCCGTCCCCGTCGACCTCTCGGAGTTCCAGAAGGCCGGCGGCGGCATCAAGTGCTGCACTCAGGAGATCCGTTCATGA